One Oenanthe melanoleuca isolate GR-GAL-2019-014 chromosome 3, OMel1.0, whole genome shotgun sequence DNA segment encodes these proteins:
- the IFNGR1 gene encoding interferon gamma receptor 1, translating into MSLSVSLSVSLLALVALLAPRQGAASRGEQPPAVPSPTEIVVTSENFKTVLHWQYPPMPETPHFIVEIKPYNLGYYKSVSTCVNTSAHFCDLSKEICDPYTSHWFRVKAVVGSQQSEYVEANEFILQRLGKIGPPKLNLSRHGDKILVDIYHPVFPLSCIEDIYSKLQYFVTVRDSENGTEGLYEDNCTMHKCSLKIPVHTESSTYCVSAEGIFEELMFGTPSEESCTSVPLNQTMSIYHIIILCVVIGMLTVIPTVYCGCKKLRKNNIQLPKSLVNVMRNLNTSALLGPRSEGKYLSVVSGHSELPVTGEVTLLEIEPEEQTVSPVYSCDGESSVPSPEVPAKAEEVPVQEGTEEVSGDADEQNCKVKGSYFISNSNQMDICSTSSGSEISSTETQQTVVPSRSFKFSGYDKPHVPLEELLIDVGEEQPVNAYRPTE; encoded by the exons TGCCTTCACCAACAGAGATTGTAGTAACAtctgaaaatttcaaaacaGTTTTGCATTGGCAATACCCACCTATGCCTGAAACTCCTCATTTTATTGTGGAAATCAAGCCTTACAA TTTAGGCTACTATAAGAGCGTCTCAACCTGTGTGAACACTTCAGCTCATTTTTGTGATCTCTCAAAGGAAATATGTGACCCTTATACATCTCACTGGTTTCGAGTTAAAGCTGTTGTTGGGTCACAGCAGTCTGAATATGTTGAGGCAAATGAGTTTATTTTGCAAAGGCTTG GAAAAATAGGTCCACCAAAACTGAATCTCTCAAGACATGGTGATAAAATCCTGGTAGATATTTACCATCCTGTATTCCCTCTTTCTTGTATTGAAGACATTTATTCAAAGCTTCAGTACTTTGTGACTGTTCGGGACAGTGAAAATGGG aCTGAAGGACTCTATGAGGACAACTGTACAATGCATAAGTGTAGCCTCAAAATCCCAGTTCATACTGAGAGTTCCACTTACTGTGTTtcagcagaaggaatttttgAGGAGCTGATGTTTGGCACTCCATCAGAGGAAAGTTGCACTTCTGTTCCTCTCAACCAGACAATGA GTATATACCATATCATCATTCTGTGTGTTGTTATTGGGATGTTGACTGTAATACCAACAGTATATTGTGGCTGCAAGAAACTAAGGAAAAACAACATACAGCTGCCTAAGTCTTTG GTCAATGTGATGAGAAACCTGAACACAAGTGCCTTACTGGGACCAAGATCAGAGGGGAAGTATTTATCTGTAGTATCAGGCCACTCGGAGTTGCCAGTGACTGGTGAAGTAACTTTGCTGGAGATAGAGCCAGAAGAACAAACTGTTAGTCCTGTGTATTCTTGTGATGGAGAATCTTCTGTCCCTTCCCCAGAGGTACCAGCCAAAGCAGAAGAGGTGCCTGTGCAGGAAGGCACAGAGGAGGTCTCTGGTGATGCTGATGAACAAAATTGCAAAGTAAAAGGGAGTTACTTCATTTCTAACAGTAACCAAATGGATATATGCAGTACATCTTCAGGGTCAGAGATTTCTAGCACAGAAACCCAGCAAACAGTCGTTCCAAGCAGGAGCTTCAAGTTTTCTGGCTATGACAAACCTCATGTTCCATTAGAAGAGTTGCTGATAGATGTTGGTGAAGAACAGCCTGTGAATGCTTACAGGCCAACTGAGTAG